From the genome of Psychroserpens ponticola, one region includes:
- a CDS encoding HU family DNA-binding protein yields the protein MTKADIVAKISDKLGIEKGDVQATVETFMEEVKSSLEGGDNVYLRGFGSFIVKTRAEKTGRNISKNTTIKIPAHNIPAFKPAKVFVEGVKTNVEVN from the coding sequence ATGACAAAGGCTGATATAGTAGCTAAAATTTCTGATAAATTAGGAATTGAGAAAGGAGATGTTCAAGCAACAGTTGAAACATTCATGGAAGAAGTTAAATCTTCATTAGAAGGAGGAGATAACGTATACCTAAGAGGTTTTGGAAGTTTTATCGTAAAGACAAGAGCTGAAAAAACTGGACGTAACATTTCAAAAAATACAACAATAAAAATACCTGCTCATAATATTCCTGCATTTAAACCTGCAAAAGTATTTGTTGAAGGTGTTAAGACCAATGTTGAGGTCAACTAA